The Candidatus Atribacteria bacterium genome has a window encoding:
- the plsX gene encoding phosphate acyltransferase PlsX, protein MKIALDAMGGDYAPKEVVEGAILATEERDLEIILLGNAEKIKEELIKYKYKKDKLSIINCKQYIETGDFPLDALRNKKDSSIVIGMKLIKNNQADAFISAGNSGAVMAAALLELGCVPQIRRPAICAILPSAKGKVLILDVGANVDCKPEYLVQFAFMGNEYAQNVLGIENPKIGMLNIGEEGNKGNKFAQNAYKSLKNSNINFAGNVEGKDIFKGKVDVIVCDGFTGNILLKSSEGLAKLLLTEVNNMIISQLPQNQEMDKLKERFMNLVKITDYTEHGGSPLLGINGLCFICHGRSKAKTFKNALLNTAKFIDADIIKHFKEI, encoded by the coding sequence ATGAAAATAGCTCTTGATGCCATGGGGGGAGATTATGCCCCCAAAGAAGTTGTAGAAGGGGCAATTTTAGCCACAGAAGAAAGAGATTTAGAAATTATTTTATTAGGTAATGCAGAGAAAATTAAAGAAGAATTAATTAAATATAAATATAAGAAAGATAAATTATCGATCATAAATTGTAAACAATACATTGAAACCGGTGATTTTCCTTTAGATGCCCTACGAAATAAAAAGGATTCTTCTATTGTGATAGGCATGAAATTAATAAAAAATAATCAGGCTGATGCTTTTATTTCTGCCGGAAATAGTGGAGCAGTTATGGCAGCGGCATTATTAGAGTTGGGGTGTGTCCCTCAAATACGCCGTCCTGCCATCTGTGCCATATTACCCTCGGCGAAAGGAAAAGTATTGATATTAGATGTGGGTGCAAATGTTGATTGTAAACCGGAATACCTCGTTCAGTTTGCCTTTATGGGAAATGAATACGCTCAAAATGTTTTAGGGATAGAAAATCCAAAAATAGGTATGCTAAATATTGGAGAAGAAGGGAACAAAGGAAATAAATTTGCCCAAAATGCTTATAAAAGCTTAAAAAATAGCAACATTAATTTTGCGGGAAATGTTGAAGGTAAGGATATTTTTAAGGGAAAGGTAGATGTAATAGTATGTGATGGATTTACTGGAAATATATTATTAAAATCTTCTGAAGGTTTAGCAAAATTGCTTTTAACCGAGGTGAATAATATGATAATTAGTCAACTTCCTCAGAATCAAGAAATGGATAAATTAAAGGAAAGATTTATGAATTTAGTAAAAATAACCGACTATACCGAGCATGGGGGATCTCCTCTTTTGGGTATAAACGGGTTATGCTTTATATGTCATGGGCGTTCTAAAGCAAAAACTTTTAAAAATGCGTTACTTAATACCGCTAAATTTATCGATGCCGATATCATTAAGCACTTTAAAGAAATATAA
- a CDS encoding ketoacyl-ACP synthase III — MENIKNVRVIGTGSYVPEKVLTNEDLEKIVNTNHQWIITRTGINERRIAEDNEATSDIAVKAALRALEDANIKPQEIDLILVATNSPDMIFPATACLVQKRIKAVNAAALDLQAGCSGAIYALITAWHYIASGFYNNALVIGAETLSKFVDWTDRNTCILFGDGAGAAVLKADKEKGIISGCLSADGSYGDLIMIPAGLSKNPASHETVEKKMHYVKMKGNEVFKLAVKNMKRTTIKTLDKCKLSVEDIDCFIPHQANIRIISALARVLRLKKDKVFINLNKYGNTSAASVLIALDEAVKEGKIKNGDIVVLTAFGAGLTCGTIILKWIE; from the coding sequence ATGGAAAATATAAAAAATGTTAGAGTAATTGGAACAGGTTCTTATGTTCCCGAAAAAGTTTTAACCAATGAAGATTTAGAAAAGATAGTAAATACAAATCATCAGTGGATTATCACCAGAACCGGTATCAACGAACGCCGTATAGCTGAAGATAATGAAGCAACCTCAGATATAGCTGTAAAGGCAGCTTTGAGGGCACTAGAAGATGCAAATATAAAACCCCAGGAGATTGATTTAATATTGGTCGCGACTAATTCTCCGGATATGATCTTCCCGGCTACTGCTTGCCTGGTTCAAAAAAGAATTAAAGCCGTAAACGCCGCAGCTCTTGATCTGCAAGCCGGTTGTAGTGGTGCGATTTATGCCTTAATTACTGCCTGGCACTATATCGCTTCAGGCTTTTATAATAATGCTTTAGTCATCGGAGCAGAGACTCTCTCAAAATTTGTTGACTGGACGGACAGAAATACTTGTATTCTTTTTGGTGATGGAGCAGGCGCGGCTGTTTTAAAAGCCGATAAGGAGAAAGGAATTATTTCTGGTTGTTTATCAGCAGATGGATCGTACGGCGATTTGATTATGATACCAGCCGGACTTTCCAAAAATCCTGCTTCCCATGAAACTGTAGAAAAGAAAATGCATTATGTCAAGATGAAGGGGAATGAAGTATTTAAGCTTGCTGTTAAAAATATGAAAAGAACTACGATAAAAACTTTGGATAAATGTAAACTTTCGGTAGAAGATATAGATTGTTTTATTCCGCATCAAGCCAACATCAGAATTATTTCTGCTCTGGCTAGAGTTTTAAGGCTAAAAAAAGACAAAGTTTTTATTAATTTAAATAAATATGGAAATACCTCAGCTGCTTCTGTTTTGATTGCTCTTGATGAGGCAGTAAAAGAAGGTAAGATTAAAAATGGTGATATAGTAGTGTTGACTGCCTTTGGAGCAGGGTTAACTTGTGGAACCATTATTCTAAAATGGATTGAATAA
- the fabD gene encoding [acyl-carrier-protein] S-malonyltransferase: protein MHKIAFVFPGQGSQKLGMGKDLIENYPEANNLFSLANKALKKEGVDISKICFEGPEEDLKNTINTQPAILTISTILCKLLRNNKIEPSVVAGHSLGEYSALVASSAIKFEDAVKLVRKRGEYMQNATPVGRGSMLAIIGLSKDAINEMCEKIRDIGKVEISNHNSPTQIVVSGEIKALEKLAIMAKEKDARMVISLKVSAPFHSSFMESAKENLARYLEQVKIDNPKIPVNCNVSGDYIYNKEEVKSSLIRQMTHPVQWVESITNMYSKGINYFIEVGPGKVLKGLIKQIIPETNVFNVFDSTSLQNVVKKIGEVL, encoded by the coding sequence ATGCATAAAATAGCTTTTGTATTTCCCGGTCAAGGTTCTCAAAAACTGGGCATGGGAAAAGACTTAATAGAAAATTACCCGGAAGCAAATAATTTGTTTAGTTTAGCCAATAAAGCTTTAAAAAAAGAAGGAGTGGATATTAGTAAAATTTGTTTCGAGGGACCAGAAGAAGATTTAAAAAATACTATTAACACTCAGCCGGCTATTTTAACTATCAGCACAATTTTATGTAAATTACTAAGAAATAATAAAATTGAACCTTCTGTAGTTGCCGGACATAGTTTAGGAGAATATTCAGCTTTAGTAGCCAGTTCTGCTATTAAATTTGAAGATGCAGTGAAGCTAGTAAGGAAAAGAGGGGAATACATGCAAAATGCAACTCCAGTTGGAAGAGGTTCAATGTTGGCAATTATAGGATTATCCAAAGATGCAATAAATGAAATGTGTGAAAAAATTAGAGATATTGGGAAAGTAGAAATTTCCAATCATAATTCTCCCACTCAAATTGTAGTTTCCGGTGAGATTAAAGCATTGGAAAAGTTAGCAATAATGGCTAAAGAGAAAGATGCCAGGATGGTGATATCTTTAAAAGTAAGCGCTCCTTTCCACTCGTCATTTATGGAGTCTGCCAAAGAAAATTTAGCGAGATATTTGGAACAAGTAAAAATAGACAATCCTAAAATACCTGTCAATTGTAATGTTAGCGGAGATTATATATATAATAAAGAGGAAGTTAAATCCTCTCTGATTAGACAAATGACTCATCCTGTACAATGGGTTGAATCAATAACTAATATGTATTCCAAAGGAATTAATTATTTTATAGAAGTGGGTCCCGGAAAGGTATTGAAAGGATTGATTAAACAGATCATTCCAGAGACCAATGTCTTTAATGTTTTTGATTCGACTTCTCTGCAAAATGTAGTCAAAAAAATAGGGGAGGTCTTATAA